The following proteins are co-located in the Pyricularia oryzae 70-15 chromosome 1, whole genome shotgun sequence genome:
- a CDS encoding 5-methyltetrahydropteroyltriglutamate-homocysteine S-methyltransferase codes for MVQSAILGFPRMGVNRDLKKATEAYWAGKISQDDLLAEAKRLRLAHWKIQKDAGVDIIPSNDFALYDQVLSHIQDFGAVPERYSSSKLNPVDEYFAMGRGHQKDGVDVPSLEMVKWFDSNYHYVKPTLQDNQTFTLTANPKAVNEFNEAKEAGINTRPVLVGPVSFLHLAKADRGQSVDPIDLLDKLVPVYEELLAKLKAAGAETVQIDEPVLVFDLPAKVKAAFKPTYEKFASLGDKIPKLVFATYFGDIVHNLDLVPKDVYAVHVDLVRNPEQLETVVGALGPKTILSAGIVDGRNIWKTNFQKAIETVESAIQKLGKERVIVATSSSLLHTPHTLASEKKLDPEIADWFSFASEKAVEVAIIAKAVTEGPAAVREQLEANAKSMNARATSSRTNDPKVKERQSKIVESDYNRKSEFPTRISQQQAKLNLPLFPTTTIGSFPQTQTIRAQRAKLTKKEIDAEQYAKFIEEEIENNVKIQEELGLDVFVHGEPERNDMVQFFGERLDGYAFTTHAWVQSYGSRCVRPPIIVGDISRPAPMTVKESRYAVEISKKPMKGMLTGPVTCLRWSFPRDDVHQSVQAEQLALALRDEVVDLEKAGVDVIQVDEPALREGLPLRSGKERDAYLQWAVKAFKLSTCGVEDSTQIHSHFCYSEFQDFFHAIAALDADVLSIENSKSDAKLLKVFVDSAYPRHIGPGVYDIHSPRVPSEQEIKDRIEEMLQYLKPEQLWIDPDCGLKTRQWKETKEALTNMVNAAKYFRAKYAK; via the exons ATGGTTCAATCAGCGATTCTCGGTTTCCCCCGCATGGGTGTGAACCGTGACCTGAAGAAGGCCACTGAAGCTT ACTGGGCCGGCAAGATCTCGCAGGACGACCTCCTTGCCGAGGCTAAGAGGCTCAGACTCGCCCACTGGAAGATCCAGAAGGATGCCGGTGTCGACATCATCCCCAGCAATGATTTTGCTTTGTACGACCAGGTCCTTTCACACATCCAGGACTTCGGT GCCGTTCCCGAAAGGTACTCAAGCTCCAAGCTGAACCCCGTCGACGAGTACTTCGCCATGGGTCGTGGTCACCAGAAGGATGGTGTCGATGTTCCCAGCTTGGAGATGGTCAAGTGGTTCGACTCAAACTACCACTACGTCAAGCCCACTCTCCAGGACAACCAGACCTTCACGCTTACGGCCAACCCCAAGGCTGTGAATGAGTTCaacgaggccaaggaggctGGCATCAACACCCGCCCCGTCCTCGTTGGTCCCGTTTCTTTCCTTCACCTCGCCAAGGCTGACCGTGGTCAGTCTGTTGACCCCATCGACCTCCTTGACAAGCTTGTCCCCGTTTACGAGGAGCTCCTCGCCAAGCTCAAGGCCGCTGGTGCCGAGACTGTCCAGATTGACGAGCCTGTCCTCGTCTTCGACCTTCCCGCCAAGGTCAAGGCTGCTTTCAAGCCCACATATGAGAAGTTTGCCAGCCTGGGTGACAAGATCCCCAAGCTCGTTTTCGCCACATACTTCGGTGACATCGTCCACAATCTTGACCTCGTCCCCAAGGACGTCTACGCCGTCCACGTCGACCTCGTCAGGAACCCTGAGCAGTTGGAAACTGttgttggtgccctgggccccAAGACCATTCTTTCTGCTGGTATCGTCGATGGCCGTAACATCTGGAAGACCAACTTCCAGAAGGCCATTGAGACTGTTGAGAGTGCGATCCAGAAGCTCGGCAAGGAGCGTGTCATTGTTGCCACTTCCAGCTCTCTCCTTCACACTCCCCACACACTAGCGAGCGAGAAGAAGCTTGACCCTGAAATCGCCGACTGGTTCTCATTTGCCTCTGAGAAGGCCGTCGAGGTTGCCATCATCGCCAAGGCCGTCACTGAGGGCCCTGCTGCTGTCCGCGAGCAGCTCGAGGCCAACGCCAAGTCGATGAACGCTCGCGCCACCTCGAGCAGAACAAATGACCCCAAGGTCAAGGAGAGGCAGTCAAAGATTGTCGAGTCAGACTACAACCGCAAGTCGGAGTTCCCTACCCGTATTTCGCAGCAGCAGGCCAAGCTTAACCTTCCTCTCTTTCCCACTACTACCATCGGGTCCTTCCCCCAGACCCAGACTATCCGCGCCCAGCGTGCCAAGCTCACCAAGAAGGAAATTGACGCTGAGCAATACGCCAAGTTCATCGAGGAGGAGATTGAGAACAATGTAAAGATCCAGGAAGAGCTCGGTCTGGATGTCTTCGTCCACGGTGAGCCCGAGCGTAACGACATGGTGCAATTCTTTGGTGAGCGCCTGGACGGTTATGCCTTCACCACGCACGCCTGGGTTCAGAGCTACGGTTCCCGCTGCGTCCGTCCTCCCATCATTGTCGGTGACATCTCTCGCCCGGCACCGATGACTGTCAAGGAATCAAGGTACGCTGTCGAGATTTCCAAGAAGCCCATGAAGGGTATGTTGACGGGCCCCGTCACCTGCCTGAGGTGGTCGTTCCCCCGTGACGATGTGCACCAGTCCGTCCAAGCTGAGCAGCTCGCTCTTGCTCTCCGTGACGAGGTTGTTGACCTTGAGAAGGCTGGTGTCGACGTCATCCAGGTCGACGAGCCTGCTCTCCGTGAGGGTCTGCCCCTCCGCTCTGGTAAGGAGCGCGATGCTTACCTCCAGTGGGCTGTCAAGGCTTTCAAGCTCTCGACCTGTGGTGTCGAGGACTCGACTCAGATCCACTCGCACTTCTGCTACTCTGAGTTCCAGGACTTCTTCCACGCCATTGCTGCCCTTGATGCCGACGTTCTGTCCATCGAGAACAGCAAGTCTGATGCCAAGCTGCTGAAGGTGTTCGTCGACTCGGCTTACCCCCGCCACATCGGCCCCGGTGTCTACGACATCCACTCCCCCCGTGTTCCCAGCGAACAGGAGATCAAGGACCGCATCGAGGAGATGCTTCAGTACCTCAAGCCTGAGCAGCTCTGGATCGACCCTGACTGCGGTCTGAAGACCCGCCAGTGGAA
- a CDS encoding 1,3-beta-glucanosyltransferase gel2 produces the protein MLVKSSLLALGAASIAAAVKPVVVKDNHFVNPENGSRFQIIGVAYQPGGSAGYKPESGIDPLSNADVCLRDAALIQSLGANAIRVYNLNPNLNHDECASIFNAAGIYMVLDVNSPLVGESITSHNPWESYYGSYVNRTLAVVEAFKDYPNTLAFFSGNEVIANVDTGATVPPYIRAVTRDLKNYIAKHSKRPIPVGYSAADVRSVLFDSFEYFQCAIDGKSDDMSRADLFALNSYSWCGDSSFTKSGYDQLVAGFKGTSVPVFFSEYGCNTPSPRIFTEVGAIYGDQMNTVFSGGVVYEYVQEPNNFGLVEINNDGSVTVLDDYFTLKDQIAKLDFKKVQGVSAAAGQSAAPPKCDTGLIKEKGFNNNFTLPVPPPGVPEMLQDGIKPAPVGKLVDIKSWKVTHPIKTKAGKSIDGLEVKKLANDAINQPGSNSGTGSGTPSSGASAGGASASPDKKDAAGNVRVGFATVFVSAAAAAACAVFVF, from the exons ATGCTT GTCAAATCTAGCCTCCTCGCCCTCGGGGCAGCATCCATTGCTGCTGCAGTGAAGCCTGTCGTCGTCAAGGACAACCACTTTGTGAACCCGGAAAATGGCAGCCGCTTCCAGATCATTGGTGTTGCCTACCAGCCTGGTGGTTCTGCCGGTTACAAGCCCGAATCCGGAATCGATCCTCTTAGCAACGCCGATGTCTGCTTGCGT GATGCTGCCCTCATCCAAAGTCTGGGAGCCAACGCCATCCGAGTTTACAACCTGAACCCCAACCTGAATCACGACGAATGCGCTAGTATCTTCAACGCT GCCGGTATCTACATGGTTCTCGACGTCAATTCTCCCCTTGTCGGCGAATCCATCACGAGCCACAACCCCTGGGAGTCATATTACGGCTCATACGTCAACCGCACATTGGCTGTTGTCGAGGCTTTCAAGGACTACCCAAACACTCTTGCTTTCTTCTCGGGCAATGAGGTCATCGCTAATGTCGACACTGGAGCCACCGTTCCCCCGTACATTCGTGCTGTGACGCGCGATTTGAAGAACTACATTGCCAAGCACAGCAAGCGACCCATCCCCGTGGGCTACTCGGCCGCCGATGTTCGCTCTGTCCTTTTTGACAGCTTCGAATACTTCCAATGCGCAATCGATGGCAAATCGGACGacatgagccgggccgatcTGTTCGCTCTGAACAGCTACTCTTGGTGCGGTGACAGCAGCTTCACCAAGAGTGGTTACGACCAGCTCGTCGCTGGATTCAAGGGCACTTCGGTGCCCGTCTTCTTTTCCGAGTACGGCTGTAACACTCCCTCTCCCCGTATCTTCACGGAAGTTGGCGCGATCTACGGCGACCAGATGAACACTGTCTTCAGCGGTGGCGTCGTATACGAGTACGTCCAGGAGCCCAACAACTTTGGACTGGTTGAGATCAACAACGATGGCTCGGTCACGGTTCTCGACGACTACTTCACTCTGAAGGACCAGATCGCCAAGCTTGATTTCAAGAAGGTTCAGGGCGTCTCTGCCGCTGCTGGTCAGAGCGCTGCGCCACCTAAGTGTGATACTGGCCTGATCAAGGAGAAGGGCTTCAACAACAACTTTACGCTGCCCGTGCCTCCCCCTGGAGTGCCCGAGATGCTTCAGGATGGTATCAAGCCCGCTCCTGTTGGCAAGCTCGTCGACATCAAGTCGTGGAAGGTTACTCATCCCATCAAGACCAAGGCTGGCAAGAGCATTGATGGCCTTGAAGTcaagaagctcgccaacgacGCCATCAACCAGCCTGGATCTAACAGCGGGACTGGATCTGGCACCCCCAGCTCTGGTGCCTCGGCCGGCGGTGCATCGGCTTCGCCTGACAAGAAAGATGCCGCTGGCAATGTTCGGGTTGGCTTTGCGACGGTGTTTGTATCTGCCGCGGCCGCCGCAGCATGTGCCGTCTTTGTATTCTAG
- a CDS encoding ATP-citrate synthase subunit 1, producing the protein MSPTATNGDGAKGSNPTGGLSANDNIRRFPAPSRPLSPLPNHALFNDKTRCFVYGLQPRAVQGMLDFDFICKRSTPSVAGIIYTFGGQFVSKMYWGTSETLLPVYQEVQKAVAKHPDVDTVVNFASSRSVYSSTLELMEYPNIKTIAIIAEGVPERRAREIAHIAKKKGITIIGPATVGGIKPGSFKIGNTGGMMDNIVASKLYRKGSVGYVSKSGGMSNELNNIISQNTDGVYEGVAIGGDRYPGTTFIDHLLRYQADPDCKILLLLGEVGGVEEYKVIEAVKEGVITKPIVAWAIGTCASMFKTEVQFGHAGSFANSQLETAATKNKSMKEAGFYVPNTFEELPELLSSLYQKLVKDGTIKPQAEPAVPKIPIDYSWAQELGLIRKPAAFISTISDDRGQELLYAGMPISDVFKEDIGIGGVMSLLWFRRRLPDYASKFLEMVLMLTADHGPAVSGAMNTIITTRAGKDLISALVSGLLTIGSRFGGALDGAAEEFTKAHDKGLSPREFVDLMRKQNKLIPGIGHRVKSRNNPDLRVELVKEYVKAKFPSCKLLDYALAVETVTTSKKDNLILNVDGCIAVCFVDLLRNCGAFSAEEAEDYLKMGVLNGLFVLGRSIGLIAHYLDQKRLRTGLYRHPWDDITYLLPTLSQTQPGNEGRVEVQI; encoded by the exons ATGTCTCCCACCGCAACAAACGGCGACGGCGCCAAAGGTTCCAACCCGACCGGCGGCCTCTCGGCCAACGACAATATCCGCCGCTTCCCTGCGCCGAGCAGACCTCTTAGCCCTCTGCCCAACCACGCTCTCTTCAACGACAAGACACGATGCTTCGTCTACGGTCTCCAGCCCCGTGCTGTCCAGGGCATGCTTGACTTTGACTTCATCTGCAAGCGCTCCACTCCATCAGTTGCCGGTATCATCTACACTTTTGGTGGCCAGTTCGTCAGCAAGATGTACTGGGGCACCAGCGAAACCCTCTTGCCTGTTTACCAAGAGGTTCAGAAGGCGGTGGCCAAGCACCCCGATGTCGACACAGTAGTGAACTTTGCGTCGTCTCGCAGTGTTTACAGCTCAACTCTGGAGCTCATGGAGTACCCCAACATCAAGACTATTGCCATCATTGCTGAGGGTGTCCCTGAGAGG CGAGCTCGTGAGATCGCACACATCGCGAAGAAGAAGGGCATCACCATCATCGGCCCCGCAACCGTTGGTGGCATCAAGCCTGgaagcttcaagattggtaaCACTGGAGGTATGATGGACAACATCGTTGCCTCGAAGCTTTACCGCAAGGGATCTGTTGGTTACGTCTCCAAGTCAGGCGGTATGTCCAACGAACTTAACAACATCATCTCGCAAAACACCGATGGTGTCTACGAGGGTGTTGCCATCGGTGGTGACCGTTACCCCGGTACTACCTTCATCGACCATCTCCTGAGGTATCAGGCCGACCCCGACTGCAAGATTCTCTTGCTCTTGGGTGAGGTCGGTGGTGTTGAGGAGTACAAGGTCATTGAGGCAGTTAAGGAGGGCGTCATTACCAAGCCTATTGTTGCCTGGGCCATCGGAACCTGCGCAAGCATGTTCAAGACAGAGGTCCAGTTCGGCCACGCCGGTTCCTTTGCCAACTCGCAGCTCGAGACTGCTGCCACCAAGAACAAGTCTATGAAGGAGGCAGGGTTCTACGTTCCCAACACCTTTGAAGAACTCCCCGAGCTTCTCTCTTCCCTTTACCAGAAGCTCGTCAAGGATGGCACCATCAAGCCTCAGGCAGAGCCTGCTGTTCCTAAGATCCCTATTGACTACTCATGGGCTCAGGAGCTCGGTCTCATTCGTAAGCCTGCAGCCTTTATCTCGACTATCTCGGATGACCGTGGACAGGAGCTTCTGTACGCTGGTATGCCTATCTCGGACGTTTTCAAGGAGGACATTGGAATTGGTGGTGTCATGTCTCTTCTGTGGTTCAGGCGCCGTCTCCCTGACTACGCCTCCAAGTTCCTCGAGATGGTTCTCATGCTGACGGCCGACCACGGTCCGGCTGTCTCTGGTGCCATGAACACCATCATCACCACTCGTGCTGGCAAGGATCTCATTAGCGCCCTTGTTTCTGGTCTTCTCACCATCGGATCCCGATTCGGTGGTGCTCTGGACGGAGCTGCTGAGGAGTTCACCAAGGCTCACGACAAGGGTCTCAGCCCCCGTGAGTTTGTCGACCTTATGCGCAAGCAAAACAAGCTTATTCCCGGCATTGGCCACCGTGTCAAGTCACGGAACAACCCTGACTTGCGTGTTGAGCTTGTCAAGGAGTACGTGAAGGCAAAATTCCCTAGCTGCAAGCTTTTGGATTATGCTCTGGCTGTGGAGACGGTGACCACCTCCAAGAAGGATAATCTCATTCTCAATGTCGATGGCTGCATTGCCGTCTGCTTTGTTGATTTGCTCCGCAACTGTGGTGCCTTCagcgccgaggaggccgaggactACCTGAAGATGGGTGTGCTCAACGGTCTGTTCGTCCTTGGTAGGAGCATTGGTCTCATTGCGCACTACCTTGACCAGAAGAGGCTGCGTACTGGTCTTTACCGCCACCCGTGGGATGACATTACCTACCTGCTCCCCACTCTTAGCCAAACCCAGCCGGGTAACGAGGGTCGTGTGGAGGTTCAAATTTAA
- a CDS encoding 60S ribosomal protein L28, with amino-acid sequence MPTRFSKTRKHRGHVSAGKGRVGKHRKHPGGRGLAGGQHHHRTNLDKYHPGYFGKVGMRHFHHLHNHDWKPIINVDKLWSLVPADKQAEYLKAGANSDKVPQIDLLSFGYSKLLGKGRLPDVPMVVRARWVSKEAEKKIKEAGGAIELVA; translated from the exons ATGCCTACCAGATTCAGCAAGACGAGGAAGCACCGCGGTCACGTCAGTGCCGGTAAGGGACGTGTCGGCAAGCACCGCAAGCATCCCGGTGGTCGTGGTCTTGCTGGTGGTCAG CACCACCACCGTACCAACCTCGACAAGTACCACCCTGGTTACTTCGGTAAGGTCGGTATGCGCCACTTCCACCACCTTCACAACCACGACTGGAAGCCGATCATCAACGTCGACAAG CTGTGGTCTTTGGTTCCTGCCGACAAGCAGGCCGAGTACCTCAAGGCCGGCGCCAACTCCGACAAGGTCCCCCAGATCGATCTCCTCTCGTTCGGTTACTCTAAGCTTCTGGGCAAAGGCCGCCTGCCCGACGTCCCGATGGTTGTGCGTGCTCGGTGGGTGAGCAAGGAGGCTGAGAAGAAGATCAAGGAGGCCGGTGGCGCCATCGAGCTGGTCGCGTAA
- a CDS encoding ATP-citrate synthase subunit 2 codes for MSAKSITEADGKAILNYHLTRAPVIKPSPLPAAATHNPPPRLASLYFAEDADVNGVLDQAEVTYPWLLQPGAKFVAKPDQLIKRRGKSGLLALNKTWAEAKAWVAERAGKEQKVEHVTGVLRNFLVEPFVPHPDGTEYYININSVRDGDWILFTHEGGVDVGDVDEKAEKLLIPVDLSEYPSNEEIASALLKKVPKGIHNVLVDFITRLYAVYVDCQFTYLEINPLVVIPNEDATSAAVHFLDLAAKLDQTADFECGVKWAIARSPAALGLAATASSKINIDAGPPMEFPAPFGRELTKEEAYIAELDAKTGASLKLTVLNGNGRVWTLVAGGGASVVYADAIASAGFADQLANYGEYSGAPTESQTYHYARTVLDLMLRAPLAPEGKVLFIGGGIANFTNVASTFKGVIKALREYAKALNEHNVSIWVRRAGPNYQEGLRNMKAATQELGLNAKIFGPEMHVSGIVPLALIPGKWEEGNFEEFKG; via the exons ATGTCCGCCAAATCCATCACTGAGGCCGACGGCAAGGCCATCCTCAACTACCACCTCACACGCGCCCCTGTCATCAAGCCCTCTCCACTGCCCGCCGCTGCGACGCACAACCCTCCCCCGCGTTTGGCATCGCTGTACTTTGCTGAGGATGCCGATGTGAACGGCGTCTTGGACCAGGCTGAGGTCACCTAcccttggcttttgcagcccGGCGCCAAGTTTGTCGCGAAGCCCGACCAGCTCATCAAGAGGCGAGGAAAGAGCGGTCTTTTGGCCCTGAACAAGACCTGGGCTGAGGCCAAGGCGTGGGTTGCTGAACGCGCCGGCAAGGAGCAGAAGGTTGAGCACGTTACCGGCGTTTTGAGGAACTTCTTGGTTGAGCCCTTTGTTCCTCACCCAGATGGCACCGAGTACTACATCAACATCAACTCGGTCAGAGAT GGTGACTGGATTCTCTTTACGCATGAGGGTGGTGTTGACGTCGGTGACGTCGACGAGAAGGCAGAGAAGCTTCTCATCCCGGTCGATCTCTCAGAATACCCCTCAAATGAGGAGATTGCCAGCGCACTGTTGAAGAAGGTCCCCAAGGGAATTCACAACGTTCTGGTTGACTTTATTACCCGTCTGTACGCCGTTTACGTCGACTGCCAGTTTACCTATCTTGAGATCAACCCCCTCGTTGTTATTCCCAATGAGGATGCCACATCTGCCGCTGTCCACTTTTTGGATCTTGCTGCTAAGCTTGACCAGACCGCCGACTTCGAGTGCGGTGTCAAGTGGGCCATTGCCAGGTCTCCAGCTGCCCTTGGTCTTGCTGCAACCGCTAGCAGCAAGATCAACATCGATGCCGGCCCGCCAATGGAGTTCCCCGCGCCGTTTGGTCGTGAATTGACAAAGGAGGAGGCATACATTGCCGAGCTGGATGCCAAGACGGGAGCTTCGCTCAAGTTGACCGTTCTCAACGGCAACGGACGCGTATGGACTCTTGTTGCCGGTGGTGGTGCCTCGGTCGTTTACGCTGATGCCATTGCCTCGGCCGGCTTTGCCGATCAGCTCGCCAACTACGGCGAGTACTCTGGTGCCCCTACGGAGTCACAGACATACCACTACGCACGAACAGTGCTTGACCTGATGCTGAGGGCCCCGTTGGCCCCCGAAGGCAAGGTCCTTTTCATTGGCGGTGGTATCGCCAACTTTACAAACGTCGCTTCCACTTTCAAGGGTGTTATCAAGGCACTCCGCGAGTATGCCAAGGCGCTGAACGAGCACAATGTTAGCATTTGGGTGCGTCGTGCGGGTCCTAACTACCAGGAGGGTTTGAGGAACATGAAGGCAGCCACCCAAGAATTGGGCTTGAACGCCAAGATCTTTGGCCCAGAGATGCACGTCTCCGGTATCGTGCCTCTGGCGCTCATCCCTGGCAAGTGGGAGGAGGGCAACTTCGAGGAGTTCAAGGGTTAG